A window of the Henckelia pumila isolate YLH828 chromosome 3, ASM3356847v2, whole genome shotgun sequence genome harbors these coding sequences:
- the LOC140892989 gene encoding probable 2-oxoglutarate-dependent dioxygenase AOP1 isoform X1, with translation MGSETIRIPIIDFSELKQEGCKSSTLTWESVKNHVKLALEEFGCFEAKFDQIPKNLRNSVFEALKQLFELPLENKQRNMSGKPYHGYIGQAATVPLYESIGIEHALAPGTIENFTKLLWSDQGNLDFSRSIQAFSEKLSGLDQMIRTMVVESLGIEKHIDEHLESTDYVVRVQKYDCPQGDEAEIGLVSHTDKNLLSILYQNEVNALEIMTKDGQWIAAQSSPNSFIVIVGDAFHAWTNGRLHSAHHRVMMFGDVVRYSIGLFTVPKDGYIIKAPEDLVDEEHPLLFKPYDHVKFLELFYSEAGKGMMSPNPLKAYCGA, from the exons ATGGGCTCCGAAACCATTAGAATTCCCATCATCGATTTCTCCGAACTGAAACAAGAAGGCTGCAAGAGCTCTACCCTTACATGGGAATCTGTTAAAAACCATGTTAAGCTTGCCCTTGAAGAATTCGGTTGCTTTGAGGCCAAATTCGATCAAATACCAAAAAATCTCCGAAATTCTGTGTTTGAAGCGCTGAAGCAGCTTTTCGAGCTCCCTTTAGAGAATAAACAGCGAAACATGTCCGGAAAACCCTACCATGGTTATATAGGACAAGCTGCCACGGTGCCACTCTATGAAAGCATAGGGATCGAGCATGCACTCGCGCCTGGAACCATTGAAAATTTCACTAAACTCTTGTGGTCTGATCAGGGAAATCTTGATTtcag caGGAGTATTCAGGCTTTCTCAGAGAAACTGTCCGGACTGGATCAAATGATACGTACGATGGTTGTTGAAAGCTTGGGGATCGAAAAACATATAGACGAACACTTAGAATCGACAGATTACGTGGTTCGGGTTCAGAAATATGATTGCCCTCAAGGCGATGAAGCCGAGATTGGACTAGTTTCACACACAGACAAGAACTTGTTGTCCATTTTATATCAAAATGAGGTAAATGCATTGGAAATCATGACAAAAGATGGACAATGGATTGCGGCGCAATCTTCTCCGAATTCATTCATTGTCATTGTTGGAGACGCTTTTCAT GCATGGACAAACGGCAGACTCCATTCTGCACATCACAGGGTTATGATGTTTGGAGATGTTGTTCGTTATTCGATAGGATTATTTACAGTCCCAAAAGACGGATATATTATCAAAGCTCCGGAAGATCTGGTTGATGAAGAGCATCCTTTATTGTTCAAACCCTATGATCATGTGAAGTTCCTCGAACTCTTTTATTCGGAAGCCGGTAAGGGTATGATGTCGCCGAATCCTCTAAAGGCGTATTGTGGAGCCTGA
- the LOC140892989 gene encoding probable 2-oxoglutarate-dependent dioxygenase AOP1 isoform X2: MGSETIRIPIIDFSELKQEGCKSSTLTWESVKNHVKLALEEFGCFEAKFDQIPKNLRNSVFEALKQLFELPLENKQRNMSGKPYHGYIGQAATVPLYESIGIEHALAPGTIENFTKLLWSDQGNLDFRSIQAFSEKLSGLDQMIRTMVVESLGIEKHIDEHLESTDYVVRVQKYDCPQGDEAEIGLVSHTDKNLLSILYQNEVNALEIMTKDGQWIAAQSSPNSFIVIVGDAFHAWTNGRLHSAHHRVMMFGDVVRYSIGLFTVPKDGYIIKAPEDLVDEEHPLLFKPYDHVKFLELFYSEAGKGMMSPNPLKAYCGA; encoded by the exons ATGGGCTCCGAAACCATTAGAATTCCCATCATCGATTTCTCCGAACTGAAACAAGAAGGCTGCAAGAGCTCTACCCTTACATGGGAATCTGTTAAAAACCATGTTAAGCTTGCCCTTGAAGAATTCGGTTGCTTTGAGGCCAAATTCGATCAAATACCAAAAAATCTCCGAAATTCTGTGTTTGAAGCGCTGAAGCAGCTTTTCGAGCTCCCTTTAGAGAATAAACAGCGAAACATGTCCGGAAAACCCTACCATGGTTATATAGGACAAGCTGCCACGGTGCCACTCTATGAAAGCATAGGGATCGAGCATGCACTCGCGCCTGGAACCATTGAAAATTTCACTAAACTCTTGTGGTCTGATCAGGGAAATCTTGATTtcag GAGTATTCAGGCTTTCTCAGAGAAACTGTCCGGACTGGATCAAATGATACGTACGATGGTTGTTGAAAGCTTGGGGATCGAAAAACATATAGACGAACACTTAGAATCGACAGATTACGTGGTTCGGGTTCAGAAATATGATTGCCCTCAAGGCGATGAAGCCGAGATTGGACTAGTTTCACACACAGACAAGAACTTGTTGTCCATTTTATATCAAAATGAGGTAAATGCATTGGAAATCATGACAAAAGATGGACAATGGATTGCGGCGCAATCTTCTCCGAATTCATTCATTGTCATTGTTGGAGACGCTTTTCAT GCATGGACAAACGGCAGACTCCATTCTGCACATCACAGGGTTATGATGTTTGGAGATGTTGTTCGTTATTCGATAGGATTATTTACAGTCCCAAAAGACGGATATATTATCAAAGCTCCGGAAGATCTGGTTGATGAAGAGCATCCTTTATTGTTCAAACCCTATGATCATGTGAAGTTCCTCGAACTCTTTTATTCGGAAGCCGGTAAGGGTATGATGTCGCCGAATCCTCTAAAGGCGTATTGTGGAGCCTGA